The Streptomyces pactum genome contains a region encoding:
- a CDS encoding formylglycine-generating enzyme family protein, whose protein sequence is MDGLVDRFLAHEPWQKSRDPLTEAERAELRETIAGLRHPRVVEELCALAATHPRADVRLSVLEGVEPFLATHPAAREFLVWLLGDDEDFIVFSAARIAGRHRVGEAYEELVHITGPAEAGLLRSTKPVGIGAAVVAKAMDRILGAEDRAARLGLEREHARTGQLPPGTALDEHWDYDPHHLPRPAPDGMVLIPASDFVVGIGMDDVVHPLYDVDDAVPRQTRHLPDFLIDRYPVTNRQYDQWAQGPLAAEHALCHPDEPEGKDHRRGIAGDTRFGPDHPATGVDWFDAYAYLAHLGKRLPTELEWEKAARGDSGARYPWGDDFDPDALRWFGASYAAVQNLEQWRDALSTFDEKSPEVTTVPVGSHPKNVSGYGVADLVGNCWEWTDTNFFTRDRMKPMISGRPRTEWATAEETSVVIRGGAWTSMREQVTTYFRGKDLFTDRHNEIGFRGVIR, encoded by the coding sequence TTGGACGGGCTGGTGGACCGTTTCCTGGCCCACGAGCCATGGCAGAAATCGCGCGATCCGCTGACCGAGGCGGAACGCGCGGAACTGCGTGAGACGATCGCGGGACTCCGGCATCCCAGGGTCGTCGAAGAACTCTGCGCGCTGGCGGCGACCCACCCGCGTGCGGATGTCCGCCTGTCGGTGCTCGAGGGTGTCGAGCCGTTCCTGGCCACCCATCCCGCGGCGCGGGAGTTCCTGGTCTGGCTGCTCGGCGACGACGAGGACTTCATCGTGTTCTCCGCCGCGCGGATCGCCGGCCGGCACCGCGTCGGCGAGGCCTACGAGGAGCTGGTGCACATCACCGGACCGGCCGAGGCCGGCCTGTTGCGCAGCACCAAACCGGTGGGCATCGGCGCCGCCGTCGTGGCCAAGGCGATGGACCGGATACTGGGGGCCGAGGACCGGGCGGCCCGGCTGGGGCTCGAGCGGGAGCACGCCCGCACCGGGCAGTTGCCGCCGGGCACCGCACTGGACGAACACTGGGACTACGACCCGCACCACCTGCCACGCCCCGCCCCCGACGGCATGGTGCTCATCCCGGCGTCGGACTTCGTCGTCGGAATCGGCATGGACGACGTCGTCCATCCGCTGTACGACGTGGACGACGCGGTCCCCAGGCAGACCCGCCACCTGCCCGACTTCCTCATCGACCGCTACCCGGTGACCAACCGGCAGTACGACCAGTGGGCGCAGGGCCCGCTGGCCGCCGAGCACGCGCTCTGCCACCCCGACGAGCCCGAGGGCAAGGACCACCGCCGCGGGATCGCCGGCGACACCCGGTTCGGCCCCGACCACCCCGCGACCGGCGTCGACTGGTTCGACGCCTACGCCTACCTCGCACACCTCGGAAAGCGGCTGCCGACCGAGCTGGAGTGGGAGAAGGCCGCACGCGGCGACAGCGGAGCCCGCTATCCGTGGGGCGACGACTTCGACCCGGACGCCCTGCGCTGGTTCGGCGCGTCCTACGCAGCGGTGCAGAACCTGGAGCAGTGGCGCGACGCCCTGAGCACCTTCGACGAGAAGAGCCCCGAGGTCACCACCGTCCCGGTCGGCTCCCACCCCAAGAACGTCAGCGGCTACGGGGTCGCGGACCTGGTCGGGAACTGCTGGGAATGGACGGACACCAACTTCTTCACCCGCGACCGGATGAAACCGATGATCTCCGGCAGGCCCCGCACCGAATGGGCGACGGCCGAGGAGACCTCGGTGGTCATCCGGGGCGGCGCGTGGACCTCCATGCGGGAGCAGGTCACGACGTACTTCCGCGGCAAGGACCTCTTCACGGACCGGCACAACGAGATCGGATTCCGAGGAGTGATCCGGTGA
- a CDS encoding nucleotide disphospho-sugar-binding domain-containing protein, whose amino-acid sequence MRVLVVPFPWKTHLYNLVPLAWSLRTAGHEVRVAGWPDLLDAVAGAGLTGLGVGPGETPTVRRQRDRRQTSDRAAAARRAPRQGLEPLFDLRPDRARLSWEQACGVFDDLVLPQARRSNDPMMEDLVAVARAWRPDLVLWGAKAFAGAVAAAAVGAAHARVLYSVDVYTRLREDFLHAKARQPPHRRADAMRDWLAGWAARYGVEFCEDLVNGQFTIAPFPEAFRPDARPTTLPVQFVPYNGPAVVPGWLAGPPRVPRVLMTFGDVADDGPVRLPLPLERVREILGSVAGLEMELVLALPPDARRALGEVPGNTRLVESVPLSEVLPTCSAVVHHGGTWSFGCALRHGVPQLLIGRAFDAPLKSGCLDRAGAGMAMTPAQADGPAVRAALVRLLGDAALRANARRLGEEVLAMPAPNDLAHTLREVVAAHRGGAALAPR is encoded by the coding sequence GTGCGAGTTCTCGTCGTGCCGTTTCCCTGGAAGACTCATCTGTACAACCTGGTGCCGCTGGCGTGGTCGCTGCGGACGGCCGGGCACGAGGTGCGGGTGGCCGGCTGGCCCGACCTGCTGGACGCCGTCGCCGGGGCGGGGCTGACGGGCCTGGGCGTCGGGCCCGGCGAGACACCGACGGTCCGCAGGCAGCGCGACCGGCGTCAGACGTCGGACCGTGCCGCCGCCGCGAGAAGGGCCCCGCGGCAGGGGCTGGAGCCGCTGTTCGACCTACGGCCCGACCGTGCGCGGCTGAGCTGGGAGCAGGCCTGCGGGGTCTTCGACGACCTGGTGCTGCCGCAGGCACGGCGGTCCAACGACCCGATGATGGAGGACCTGGTCGCCGTCGCCCGCGCCTGGCGGCCGGACCTGGTGCTCTGGGGCGCGAAGGCGTTCGCGGGCGCGGTGGCCGCCGCCGCGGTGGGCGCGGCCCACGCCCGGGTGCTGTACTCCGTCGACGTCTACACGCGCCTGCGGGAGGACTTCCTGCACGCCAAAGCCCGGCAGCCGCCGCATCGGCGCGCCGACGCCATGCGCGACTGGCTGGCGGGCTGGGCCGCGAGGTACGGCGTGGAGTTCTGCGAGGACCTGGTCAACGGGCAGTTCACCATCGCCCCGTTCCCCGAGGCGTTCCGGCCCGACGCGCGGCCGACGACGCTTCCCGTGCAGTTCGTCCCCTACAACGGCCCGGCCGTCGTGCCCGGATGGCTCGCCGGACCGCCGCGGGTGCCGCGGGTCCTGATGACCTTCGGCGACGTCGCCGACGACGGGCCGGTACGGCTGCCGCTGCCCCTCGAGCGGGTCCGGGAGATCCTGGGCTCGGTGGCCGGCCTGGAGATGGAGCTGGTCCTGGCCCTGCCGCCGGACGCGCGGCGGGCCCTGGGCGAGGTGCCGGGCAACACCCGCCTGGTGGAGTCCGTTCCGCTGTCCGAGGTGCTGCCGACCTGCTCGGCCGTGGTGCACCACGGCGGCACCTGGTCGTTCGGGTGCGCTCTGCGCCACGGCGTTCCCCAGTTGCTGATCGGCCGGGCGTTCGACGCTCCGCTGAAGTCCGGCTGCCTCGACCGTGCGGGCGCGGGGATGGCCATGACACCCGCCCAGGCGGACGGGCCCGCGGTCCGTGCCGCACTGGTCCGTCTGCTCGGGGACGCGGCCCTGCGCGCGAACGCCCGGCGCCTGGGCGAGGAGGTGCTGGCCATGCCCGCGCCCAACGACCTGGCGCACACGCTGCGGGAGGTGGTCGCCGCCCACCGGGGCGGTGCGGCACTCGCCCCGCGCTGA
- a CDS encoding alpha/beta fold hydrolase gives MVTTAMAVGLLGSAVVPVTAAEEAAAPAAGSVDWIPCPGGDPVLGDMLEGLECGSLQVPLDYDEPDGRKISLALTRAKHTVPDSEYQGVVVLNRGQWPGGIGRDLPTRYAQGTTGLAKDVGDAYDWIGFDPRGVGASEPAVVCDSDYLDPGHAQPDPVPPTPAAEREWTQRARAYAESCGDKYGDVLRHLSTQEAARDLDRMRAALGQQKITYFGTDWGTYLGSVYASMFPHRVQRMVLDSVVRPSGVGYRDSLRKNVTSQRNAEIFFAWVARYDDVYHLGTTAAEVEANYYEGQDALRTAPVDGRIGPSEWADVFEPVVYRSWTWLSRAQMLSDWVVRKDPASLRAGYSPPGFPHQNRHAMTNAVNCLDGPWPRDWSRWHRDHTRQYDAGNRFLTWTNAWYNAPCAFWPEPARSEPLEVGDRTVDVLLVQPQFDTAHGVAGAAETHRLFPNSRLVLERGGHNVGAALSANNNVCLNEYVGDFLRDGTRPASRRGADATCKASPDPVPAS, from the coding sequence TTGGTCACAACAGCGATGGCGGTCGGTCTGCTGGGCTCGGCCGTCGTCCCGGTCACGGCGGCGGAGGAGGCGGCGGCGCCGGCCGCCGGCAGCGTCGACTGGATACCGTGTCCGGGCGGCGACCCGGTCCTCGGCGACATGCTCGAGGGCCTGGAGTGCGGCTCGCTACAGGTGCCGCTCGACTACGACGAACCCGACGGCAGGAAGATCAGCCTGGCGCTGACCCGGGCCAAGCACACCGTCCCCGACAGCGAGTACCAGGGCGTCGTCGTGCTCAACCGCGGCCAGTGGCCCGGCGGCATCGGCCGCGACCTGCCCACCCGCTACGCCCAGGGCACGACCGGGCTGGCGAAGGACGTCGGCGACGCCTACGACTGGATCGGCTTCGACCCGCGCGGCGTGGGCGCCAGCGAGCCGGCCGTCGTCTGCGACAGCGACTACCTCGACCCCGGGCACGCCCAGCCGGACCCGGTGCCGCCCACGCCCGCCGCCGAGCGGGAGTGGACGCAGCGGGCCCGCGCGTACGCCGAGAGCTGCGGCGACAAGTACGGCGACGTGCTCAGGCACCTGAGCACCCAGGAGGCGGCGCGCGACCTGGACCGGATGCGCGCCGCGCTCGGCCAGCAGAAGATCACCTACTTCGGCACCGACTGGGGCACCTACCTCGGCTCGGTCTACGCCTCGATGTTCCCGCACCGGGTGCAGCGCATGGTCCTGGACAGCGTGGTGCGTCCCAGCGGCGTGGGGTACCGCGACAGCCTCCGCAAGAACGTGACGTCCCAGCGCAACGCCGAGATCTTCTTCGCCTGGGTCGCCCGGTACGACGACGTCTACCACCTGGGCACCACCGCGGCCGAGGTCGAGGCGAACTACTACGAGGGACAGGACGCGCTCCGCACGGCGCCCGTCGACGGCAGGATCGGCCCCTCCGAGTGGGCCGACGTCTTCGAACCGGTCGTCTACCGGAGCTGGACCTGGCTCTCCCGCGCGCAGATGCTCTCCGACTGGGTGGTGCGCAAGGACCCGGCGTCGCTGCGGGCCGGCTACTCACCGCCGGGCTTCCCGCACCAGAACCGGCACGCGATGACCAACGCGGTCAACTGCCTCGACGGCCCCTGGCCGCGCGACTGGAGCCGGTGGCACCGCGACCACACCCGCCAGTACGACGCCGGCAACCGGTTCTTGACCTGGACCAACGCCTGGTACAACGCGCCGTGCGCCTTCTGGCCGGAGCCCGCCAGGAGCGAGCCGCTCGAGGTCGGCGACCGCACGGTGGACGTCCTGCTGGTGCAGCCCCAGTTCGACACCGCGCACGGTGTGGCCGGCGCCGCCGAGACGCACAGGCTGTTCCCGAACTCCCGGCTGGTCCTGGAGAGGGGCGGTCACAACGTCGGCGCCGCGCTGTCGGCGAACAACAACGTCTGCCTCAACGAGTACGTCGGCGACTTCCTCAGGGACGGCACCCGTCCGGCCTCCCGGCGGGGGGCCGACGCCACCTGCAAGGCGTCACCGGACCCGGTCCCGGCGTCCTGA
- a CDS encoding VOC family protein, whose translation MADSAIKGIKTVLHPVADVAAAKKLYAVLFGIEPQTDSEYYVGFDVAGQHVGLVPAGAQDSQVAYWHVADIEAKLAEVTAAGATVRDPAKDVGGGRRVATVTDLDGNVLGLLQDG comes from the coding sequence ATGGCTGACTCGGCCATTAAGGGAATCAAGACCGTGCTGCATCCCGTGGCGGACGTGGCAGCGGCCAAGAAGCTGTACGCCGTCCTGTTCGGCATCGAGCCGCAGACCGACTCGGAGTACTACGTCGGTTTCGACGTCGCGGGGCAGCACGTCGGGCTGGTGCCGGCGGGGGCGCAGGACTCGCAGGTCGCCTACTGGCACGTGGCGGACATCGAGGCGAAGCTCGCCGAGGTGACCGCCGCGGGCGCCACGGTGCGCGACCCCGCCAAGGACGTCGGCGGCGGTCGTCGCGTGGCCACCGTCACCGACCTGGACGGCAACGTTCTGGGGCTGCTGCAGGACGGCTGA
- the rfbB gene encoding dTDP-glucose 4,6-dehydratase — MRILVTGGAGFIGSHYVRTMLDGGFPDFEDAHVTVLDELTYAGNRDNLPATHPRLTFVRGSILDRDLLPAVLDGQDAVVHFAAESHVDRSIAGGAVFVRTNVEGTQALLEACLAAGVERVVHISTDEVYGSIEEGVWTEESPLLPNSPYAASKAASDLVALAYVRTHRLNLSVTRCSNNYGPYQHPEKFIPLAVTNLLEGRPVPVYGDGGQVREWLHVDDHCRAVHRVLTGGRAGEVYNIGAGTAVANLTLAHRIAELCGAEPDMVRHVTDRKGHDRRYALDQGKIERSLGHRPLTAFGTGLAETVAWYRDNPRWWKPVKESGGRP, encoded by the coding sequence ATGAGAATCCTCGTCACCGGCGGTGCCGGATTCATCGGTTCGCACTACGTACGGACGATGCTCGACGGTGGTTTTCCGGATTTCGAGGACGCGCACGTCACGGTCCTGGACGAACTGACCTACGCGGGAAACCGTGACAACCTCCCCGCCACGCACCCGCGGCTGACCTTCGTGCGCGGGAGCATCCTCGACCGCGACCTGCTGCCTGCCGTGCTCGACGGTCAGGACGCGGTGGTGCACTTCGCGGCCGAGAGCCATGTCGACCGTTCGATCGCCGGCGGCGCGGTCTTCGTGCGCACCAACGTGGAGGGGACCCAGGCGCTGCTCGAGGCCTGCCTGGCGGCCGGTGTCGAGCGCGTGGTGCACATCTCGACGGACGAGGTGTACGGCTCCATCGAGGAGGGGGTGTGGACCGAGGAGTCCCCCCTGCTTCCCAACTCGCCCTACGCCGCGTCCAAGGCGGCCTCCGACCTGGTGGCCCTGGCGTACGTGCGCACGCACCGGCTGAACCTCTCGGTCACCCGCTGCTCGAACAACTACGGCCCCTACCAGCACCCGGAGAAGTTCATCCCGCTCGCCGTCACCAACCTGCTCGAGGGACGCCCCGTTCCGGTCTACGGGGACGGCGGGCAGGTCCGCGAGTGGCTGCACGTGGACGACCACTGCCGGGCGGTGCACCGGGTGCTGACCGGGGGCAGGGCGGGCGAGGTCTACAACATCGGTGCCGGCACGGCGGTGGCGAACCTCACGCTGGCCCACCGGATCGCCGAACTGTGCGGAGCGGAGCCGGACATGGTCCGGCACGTCACCGACCGCAAGGGCCACGACCGGCGCTACGCCCTGGACCAGGGCAAGATCGAGCGGTCGCTCGGCCACCGGCCGCTGACCGCGTTCGGCACGGGGCTGGCCGAGACCGTGGCGTGGTACCGGGACAACCCCCGGTGGTGGAAGCCGGTCAAGGAGAGCGGTGGCCGGCCGTGA
- a CDS encoding NDP-hexose 2,3-dehydratase family protein has translation MSAPATLVARSGAGTAERLALSAATAEGTHTATCEVPGWLEERRRSGGAVIRRIPFAELGHWSFAADTGDLRHRSGRFFTIEGLHVARPGAQWQQPIIVQPEIGILGILAKEFDGVLHFLMQAKMEPGNPNLVQLSPTVQATRSNYTKAHGGTEVKYLEHFLAPQRERVLTDVLQSEHGAWFYRKRNRNMIVEVDGDVPADEAFRWLTLGQILELLRLDNVVNMDARTVLASAPAVPAETRALSSDSGLLTWFTGERARHDVRVRRMPLREVAGWRTDASCVSRADGRFFRVVAVSVEGAGREVAGWTQPIIEPVESGVVGFAYRVFDGVPHVLAHARVEGGFLDTVELAPTVQCAPSNYAPLPAAHRPPFLDALLNASGDRVRYSTVHSEEGGRFLNAESRYLIVETDEATTPTEPPPGYHWVTPGQLNWLAGHSRYVNVQARTLLAVLGTVAPGRGAR, from the coding sequence GTGAGCGCGCCGGCCACGCTGGTCGCGCGCTCGGGGGCGGGGACCGCCGAGCGGCTGGCGCTGTCCGCCGCGACGGCCGAAGGGACGCACACCGCGACCTGCGAGGTGCCGGGCTGGCTGGAGGAGCGCCGCCGGTCCGGTGGGGCGGTGATCCGGCGGATCCCGTTCGCCGAACTCGGCCACTGGTCGTTCGCCGCGGACACCGGCGACCTGCGGCACCGCAGCGGACGGTTCTTCACCATCGAGGGACTGCACGTCGCGCGGCCCGGGGCCCAGTGGCAGCAGCCGATCATCGTGCAGCCGGAGATCGGCATCCTGGGCATCCTGGCCAAGGAGTTCGACGGGGTCCTGCACTTCCTCATGCAGGCCAAGATGGAGCCCGGCAACCCCAACCTGGTGCAGCTCTCCCCCACCGTGCAGGCCACCCGCAGCAACTACACCAAGGCCCACGGCGGGACGGAGGTGAAGTACCTGGAGCACTTCCTCGCCCCGCAGCGGGAGCGGGTGCTCACGGACGTGCTGCAGTCCGAGCACGGCGCCTGGTTCTACCGCAAACGCAACCGCAACATGATCGTCGAGGTGGACGGCGACGTACCGGCCGACGAGGCGTTCCGCTGGCTGACCCTCGGTCAGATCCTCGAGCTGCTGCGGCTGGACAACGTCGTGAACATGGACGCGCGCACCGTGCTGGCGAGCGCTCCGGCGGTCCCGGCCGAGACGAGGGCGCTGTCGTCCGACTCCGGCCTGCTGACCTGGTTCACGGGGGAACGGGCCCGGCACGACGTCCGGGTCCGTCGCATGCCCCTGCGCGAGGTGGCCGGATGGCGGACCGACGCGTCCTGCGTCAGCCGTGCCGACGGCAGGTTCTTCCGTGTGGTGGCGGTGTCGGTCGAGGGCGCCGGCCGTGAGGTCGCCGGCTGGACGCAGCCGATCATCGAGCCGGTGGAGAGCGGGGTCGTGGGGTTCGCCTACCGGGTGTTCGACGGGGTCCCGCACGTTCTGGCGCACGCGCGGGTCGAGGGCGGCTTCCTCGACACCGTCGAGCTCGCGCCCACCGTGCAGTGTGCTCCGTCGAACTACGCCCCGCTGCCGGCGGCGCACCGCCCGCCGTTCCTCGACGCGCTGCTGAACGCGTCCGGCGACCGTGTGCGCTACTCGACGGTCCACTCCGAGGAGGGCGGCCGGTTCCTCAACGCCGAGAGCCGCTATCTGATCGTGGAGACCGACGAGGCCACGACGCCCACCGAGCCGCCGCCCGGGTACCACTGGGTCACGCCGGGCCAGTTGAACTGGCTCGCCGGGCACAGCCGCTACGTCAACGTGCAGGCCAGGACGCTGCTGGCGGTCCTGGGTACGGTCGCTCCGGGCCGCGGCGCCCGCTGA
- a CDS encoding carboxymuconolactone decarboxylase family protein: protein MSPRMPNPSLVVPDVLPPMRALVKAVNSVGVPLQTLVLVHLRVSQINGRLVQLPVKQWEFEEAGEEDHRLPLVETWREQTCFTDAERSVLALAEAATRINDRADPVSDEVWEEAAKHWTEVQLAAVVLHIGLVNLWNRVNVATKQEPVDWRVNPKKWTPMTSRLTAAQ from the coding sequence ATGTCGCCGCGGATGCCCAACCCCTCGTTGGTGGTGCCCGACGTTCTTCCGCCCATGCGCGCGCTGGTCAAGGCCGTCAACAGCGTCGGTGTGCCGCTGCAGACGCTCGTGCTCGTCCACCTGCGGGTGAGCCAGATCAACGGCCGCCTGGTGCAGCTACCCGTCAAGCAGTGGGAGTTCGAGGAGGCGGGGGAGGAGGACCACCGTCTGCCGCTGGTGGAGACCTGGCGGGAGCAGACCTGCTTCACCGACGCCGAGCGCTCCGTGCTGGCGCTGGCCGAGGCCGCCACGCGCATCAACGACCGCGCGGACCCGGTGTCGGACGAGGTCTGGGAAGAGGCCGCCAAGCACTGGACCGAGGTGCAGCTCGCCGCCGTGGTCCTGCACATCGGCCTGGTCAACCTCTGGAACCGGGTCAACGTCGCCACCAAGCAGGAACCGGTGGACTGGCGTGTCAACCCCAAGAAGTGGACCCCGATGACCAGCCGGCTCACCGCGGCGCAGTAA
- a CDS encoding gamma-glutamyl-gamma-aminobutyrate hydrolase family protein — MNSVTNGPAHTGRRPVVGICARTAPVTLQGSDLVVSLALQSHVAFLAEAGCTPLLLPLLPGAEDLAGRLDALLVAGGPDLDPALYGQDAHPATRPMSPDADRVELALVARALDAALPVLAICRGMQLLNVLHGGTLHQHLPDVTGHDGHRPRTPSFTLGRRPLKLLPGSRIAGILDEDEPETACHHHQAVDRLGEGLTATGWAEDGTVEAVEVTGHPFAVGVQWESGHTADKRLHQALAQAAARV; from the coding sequence ATGAATTCAGTCACGAACGGTCCGGCGCACACCGGCCGGCGGCCGGTGGTCGGGATCTGCGCGCGCACCGCGCCGGTCACCCTCCAGGGCAGCGATCTGGTCGTCTCCCTGGCGCTGCAGTCGCACGTGGCCTTCCTGGCCGAGGCGGGCTGCACGCCCCTGCTGCTGCCGCTGCTGCCGGGGGCCGAGGACCTGGCCGGCCGGCTCGACGCACTGCTGGTCGCGGGCGGCCCCGACCTGGACCCGGCGCTGTACGGTCAGGACGCCCACCCGGCGACCCGGCCGATGAGCCCGGACGCCGACCGCGTCGAACTGGCGCTGGTCGCCAGGGCACTCGACGCGGCCCTCCCCGTACTGGCGATCTGCCGCGGCATGCAACTGCTCAACGTGCTGCACGGAGGCACCCTCCACCAGCACCTGCCGGACGTCACCGGCCACGACGGCCACCGTCCTCGCACCCCGTCCTTCACCCTGGGCCGCCGCCCGCTGAAACTGCTGCCCGGCAGCCGGATCGCCGGCATCCTCGACGAGGACGAACCCGAGACGGCCTGCCACCACCACCAGGCGGTGGACCGGCTCGGCGAGGGCCTCACCGCCACCGGATGGGCCGAGGACGGGACCGTCGAGGCAGTCGAAGTCACGGGCCATCCCTTTGCGGTCGGCGTGCAATGGGAATCCGGGCACACGGCCGACAAACGACTTCATCAAGCCCTCGCGCAAGCAGCCGCACGCGTTTGA
- a CDS encoding ABC transporter ATP-binding protein has product MIEAKNLTKRYGDKSAVNDLSFTVEPGRVTGFLGPNGAGKSTTMRLLLGLDRPDAGEATVNGVPYRDLARPLRVVGALLEARAVHTGRSAYDHLLCLAQTQGIGRRRVGEVIEQVGLAPVTRKRAGGFSLGMGQRLGIAAALLGDPAALVLDEPVNGLDPEGILWIRNLMKSLAAEGRAVFVSSHLMNEMAVTADHLVVIGRGRLVADCSTEEFIEQSTERSVLVKTPDGTQLAELLTGKGATVTTTDEGDLDVTGLEAARIAELAAADGLVLHELSTRRGSLEEAFMELTKDAVEYDAGVPAAGGVK; this is encoded by the coding sequence ATGATCGAGGCCAAGAACCTCACGAAACGCTACGGCGACAAGAGTGCCGTGAACGACCTGTCGTTCACGGTCGAGCCCGGCCGGGTCACCGGCTTCCTGGGCCCCAACGGCGCAGGCAAGTCCACGACGATGCGACTGCTGCTGGGGCTCGACAGGCCCGACGCCGGCGAGGCCACCGTCAACGGCGTGCCCTACCGCGACCTGGCCCGGCCGCTGCGGGTGGTCGGGGCGCTGCTGGAGGCGCGCGCCGTCCACACCGGCCGCAGCGCCTACGACCACCTGCTCTGCCTCGCACAGACCCAGGGCATCGGCAGGCGCCGGGTCGGGGAGGTCATCGAGCAGGTCGGGCTGGCACCGGTGACCCGCAAGCGGGCGGGCGGCTTCTCGCTCGGCATGGGCCAGCGGCTCGGCATCGCCGCCGCGCTGCTCGGCGATCCCGCGGCGCTGGTCCTGGACGAGCCGGTCAACGGTCTCGACCCCGAGGGCATCCTGTGGATCCGGAACCTGATGAAGTCGCTCGCTGCGGAGGGCCGCGCCGTCTTCGTCTCCAGCCACCTGATGAACGAGATGGCCGTCACCGCCGACCACCTCGTCGTCATCGGCCGCGGCCGGCTGGTCGCCGACTGCTCCACCGAGGAGTTCATCGAGCAGAGCACGGAGCGGTCCGTGCTGGTCAAAACGCCCGACGGAACACAGCTCGCCGAGCTGCTGACGGGCAAGGGAGCCACCGTCACCACCACCGACGAGGGGGACCTGGACGTCACCGGGCTGGAGGCCGCGCGCATCGCCGAACTCGCCGCCGCCGACGGCCTGGTGCTGCACGAGCTGTCGACCCGGCGCGGCTCCCTGGAGGAGGCCTTCATGGAACTGACCAAGGACGCCGTCGAGTACGACGCCGGCGTGCCCGCCGCCGGAGGTGTGAAGTGA
- a CDS encoding ABC transporter permease produces MTTTTAPTHPSASAARERGPGFASLMLSEWTKIRSVRSTVWSLAVLVVLTLVFTALFMQMGIANWDKTDASQQAEMRSDPTGTILGSGILLSQLAVCVLGVMAIASEYSTGMIRASLLAVPGRVPVLAAKSAVFGLLVLAVGEVTAFGSFFVGAPILDGKAPVAIGDPGVLRAVLGCGLYLALLGLFALAVGAIIRHTAASITVVTGFVLVITPMAGMLPGSVGERVHAYLPTEAGFLITQQHSRAGDLLGPWAGLGVLALWTAVLMAVAAVQLRRRDA; encoded by the coding sequence GTGACCACCACGACCGCGCCCACCCACCCGTCCGCGTCGGCCGCCCGGGAGCGCGGGCCGGGCTTCGCGAGTCTGATGCTCTCGGAATGGACCAAGATCCGTTCCGTGCGCTCCACCGTCTGGTCGCTGGCCGTCCTGGTCGTGCTGACCCTGGTGTTCACCGCGCTGTTCATGCAGATGGGCATCGCGAACTGGGACAAGACCGACGCGTCCCAGCAGGCGGAGATGAGGAGCGACCCGACGGGCACCATCCTGGGCAGCGGCATCCTGCTCAGCCAGCTCGCGGTCTGCGTGCTGGGCGTGATGGCGATCGCCTCCGAGTACTCCACCGGCATGATCCGTGCCAGCCTGCTCGCAGTGCCCGGCCGGGTGCCCGTGCTGGCGGCCAAGAGCGCGGTGTTCGGGCTGCTGGTCCTGGCGGTGGGCGAAGTGACCGCGTTCGGCTCCTTCTTCGTCGGCGCACCGATCCTCGACGGCAAGGCGCCGGTCGCGATCGGTGACCCGGGCGTCCTGCGGGCCGTCCTCGGCTGCGGTCTCTACCTCGCCCTGCTCGGCCTGTTCGCCCTCGCCGTCGGCGCGATCATCCGGCACACGGCGGCGAGCATCACCGTCGTCACCGGCTTCGTCCTGGTGATCACCCCGATGGCGGGCATGCTGCCCGGGAGCGTCGGCGAGCGCGTCCACGCCTACCTCCCGACGGAGGCCGGTTTCCTGATCACCCAGCAGCACTCCCGGGCGGGCGACCTGCTGGGGCCGTGGGCGGGACTGGGGGTGCTCGCGCTCTGGACGGCCGTCCTGATGGCCGTCGCGGCGGTGCAGCTCCGGCGCCGGGACGCCTGA